CTCCCACCAGGTCGGAGAGGGTGGGGTTCATCAGCAGGTTCTCCAGGGTGTTCCCGTGGGCGGTGGCGATCAGCTGCACTCCCCGCTCGGCGATGGTGCGGGCGGCGATGGCCTCCAGCTCCCGCCCGATCTCATCGATGATGATGACCTCAGGCATGTGGTTCTCCACCGCCTCGATCATCACCTCGTGCTGGAGGCTGGGCTTGGGCACCTGCATGCGGCGCGCGCGGCCCACCGCCGGATGCGGGATGTCCCCATCCCCGCCGATCTCGTTGGAGGTGTCCACAATGATCACCCGCTTATGCTCTGCCAGGACCCGCGCCGCCTCCCGCAGCATCGTGGTCTTTCCCACGCCGGGGCGGCCCAGCAGGAGGATGCTCTTCCCTGAGAGAATGATGTCCTTGATGATATCGATCGTCCCGTAAACCGCCCGGCCGACCCGGCAGGTCAGGCCGATGATGTTCCCCCGCCGGTTGCGGATGGCGCTGATCCGATGCAGTGTCCGCTGGATCCCCGCCCGGTTGTCCGCATCGAACTCCCCGATGCGGGAGACCACATACTGGATATCCGTTTCGGTCACCTCCCGGGCGCACAAGGTGACCTCGCCATCCGTGTAACGGGCCTCCGGATAGCGCCCCAGGTCCAGCACCACCTCCAGCAACGCCTCGTTGCGGTTGCGATCCCGGACCGCCTGGGCGATGTCCGGAGGCAACACGTTGAGCAACGCTTCCAGGTCGTCTGTGATCTGAAATTGCGTCATTCTTGCGATCCTGCTCCTCCCGTCCAGATGCCGGAACGCCTTCCAGGGAGTTTCTGAAGGCTGTCGCTTCGAGATCATCTTATTCTACGGCGATCCTCAGGAGCTGTCGAGTTCCTGCAGCGCCGCCCGCATGGTCTCCAGGGGGGCCTCCTGTCCGGTCCACAGGGTGAAGGCCAGCGCGCCCTGATGGAGCAGCATCCCCAGCCCGTTGTAGGCCGGGATGCCGGCCACCTCCGCTAGGGCCATCAGCCGGGTCCGAGGGGGCTCGTAGATCAGATCGATCACCGCCTGGAGCCCCCACGGGAAGGGGCGATCCGGGGGCCAGAGGCAGGCTTCCACATCCGGGGCCATCCCCACTGGCGTGGTGTGGATCAGCGCCACGATGCCCTCGGGGAGGGGATCCTCCAGGTGGATGGGGTGCACCGGCGGGAGACGCAGGCCGGCGGCCGGGAACGACGCCTCCAGCGTTTCGAGCATCCGATGCGCCCGGTCCAGGCTGCGGTGGAGGAGGAAAACCTCGCCGACGCCCTCGAGGGCCAGGGCGGCCAGGACCGCGCGGGCGGCCCCTCCGGCGCCGATGATGGCCACCGTCTGCCCCTGCACGGACAGCCCGATCTCCTGCAAGGCGCGGCGGAACCCCTCCACGTCCGTGTTCTCCCCCACCCATCGCCCTTCGACCGCCCTCAGGGTGTTCACCGCCCCAACCGCCCGGGCCAGCGGGGAGATCTCATCCAGCAATGGGATCACAGCGGTCTTGTGGGGGACGGTCACGTTGGCCCCGGCGAAGCCCAGCGCCCGCAACCCCCGGATCGCGTCCTCCAGATCCTCGGGGCGGACCGGCAGGGGCACGTAGGCCCAATCCAGGCCCATGGCAGCGAAGGCGGCGTTGTGCATCTGCGGGCTGCGGCTGTGAGCCACCGGCCAGCCCAGCAAACCGACCAGGCGGGTGGTCCCGCGGATGCGCGCCATCGCTCCCCTCCTGGGCTCTCCTGAAGCGCGGGGCGGGCTTCCCGGGCCTCACGGTTCCATTTCGATCTCCGCGCCGAGGGCCTGCATCCGCTTCACGAAGCCCGGGAAGCTGTCCCCGATGCATTCGGCGTCTTCCACAATGGTCTCCCCCTGGGCGATCAACCCGGCCACGGCCAGGGCCATCGCCAAGCGATGATCCCCGTGGCTGTGGACGACCGCGCCGCGCAGCGGGGTGGGCCCTTCGATGGCGAAGCCGTCTGGATGCTCCTCGATCCGCGCGCCCATCCGGCGCAGCTCGGCCGCCAGAGCGGCGATGCGGTCGCTCTCCTTCACCCGGAGCTCGGCCGCATCCCGCACCCGTGTGGTTCCCTCCGCCTGAGTGGCCGCCACGGCGAAGATGGGAAACTCATCGATCATGCGGGGGACCCAGGGGCCGGCGATCTCAATGGCCTGAAGGCGGACGGCGGAGGCCCCCAGGAGCCGGCCTACGGGCTCCCCGTGGCGTTCACCCTCCGGGATCACGCGGATCGGCGCGCCCATCGCCTGAAGGGCCTCGATCAGCCCCAGGCGGGTCGGGTTGAGCAGCAGGTCGGTGACCTCGATCTCCGAGCCCGGGATCAGCAGGGCGGCGACCAGCGGGAAAGCCGCCGAGGAGGGATCCCCGGGGATGGCGCAATCGAGGGGCGAGAGCCGCTCGGCCGGATAAACGGTGATCGTCCTTCCGTGCTGCTCCAGGGTGGCTCCCATCGCCCACAGCAGGCGCTCGGTGTGATCCCGGGAGGGCGCGGGCTCCACCAGGGTGGTGGGGCCCTGGGCGTAGAGGCCGGCCAGCAGCAGCGCGGACTTCACCTGAGCGCTGGCCACGGGCATCTCGTAGCGGATGCCGCGCAGCGTCCCTCCCCGCAGATACACCGGCGCGTGGCCTTCCGTCGTTCGAACCTCCGCTCCCATCCGGCGCAGGGGCTCCGCCACCCGCTCCATCGGACGCCGGGAGAGCTGGGCGTTGCCGACCAGGGTGCTGGGGAAGGGGAAGCCGGCCAGGATCCCCATCAGGAGCCGCATGGTGGTCCCGGATCCCCCGCAATCCAGTGGGGCGGAGGCCGGCTGAAGGCCGCGCAGCCCCCGGCCGTGGACGATCAGGCGGTCCGCGGCCGGGCGCTCCACCTCGACCCCCAGCGCGCGGATGCAGCGCAGCGTCGCCTCGCAGTCAGCCGCCGGGAGCCAACCCTGGAGCGTCGAAGTCCCTTCCGCCAGGGCGGCGAACAGCAACGCCCGGTGGGAGAGGGATTTATCCCCGGGCACCCGGATCACACCATGCAGACGAGCGGGTGGGCGAACCCTCAAGCGCATCGATCCTTTCCTGCGTGATCCGAGATGGTGAAGATCCCCTGGCTCTGGAACGGATCCTAGAGCCTCGTCTTTCCCCATTATAATTTGAAGCGGGCATCCCTCGTCCTCGGCGGCCTTGGGGATATCCCAAACAGTGGATAGGAGGTGGCGATGGAGCGGAAGCCCAAGCCGTATACGGTGGCCGAGATCATGACCTCGCCGGTAGTGACCGTCCCGCCGGATATGCCGGTGGAGGAGGCGCTGCATCTGATGGTGCAAAAGGGGATCTCCAGCGTGGTGGTGGAGCCGGAGGGGCCCCATGGGACCTGGGGGATCATGACCAAGCGGGACATCCTCAAGAAGGTGGTGGCTGCGGACCGGCCGCTGAAGGGCCTGAAGGTCCGCGACCTGATGAGCGCGCCCCTCATCACCGTCTCCCCGGATACCACCATCCGTCAGTGTTCCATCATTATGCTGGATGCCAATATCCGACGGGCCGTGGTGATGCAGGACGGCCGGCCCGTCGGCATCGTGAGCGACACCGACATCTTCCAGGCCGTGGAGGAGCGTGGGTGGGGTCCGGATTGAGCCCTGAGCTCCCTCGGCCCATCCGGGTGCGGCGACTGGCCGCGGATGGCCGGCTGCGCGTGATCTACGTCGGGCGCCTCATGCGGGCCTCCCCGGAAGCGCTGGTGGTGGAGGCCTTCTGGGAACGCCCCCCGCTGGACCTGGGGTATGTCCGCCTGGAGCCTCAGGATCGGTTCGTGGAGTATTTCTTCCCGGGCCGCTGGTTCGTGATCTATGAGATCCACCATCATCGGGACGATCGGTTGAAGGGCTGGTATTGCGACATCGTCTATCCCCCGCGGGTTTCGGAGGAGGAGATCGAGCTCCGCGATCTGGCCCTGGACGTCTTCGTCACGCCGGCGGGGGAGGTGCGGGTGCTGGATGAAGAGGAGTTCGAAGCGCTCCGGCTGTCGGAGCGCGACCCCTCCGCCTATGCGGCGGCCCGTTCGGCCCTCCGGGATCTGCTGAGGATGGTGGAGCGGCGAGATCCCCCCTTCGGCATCTTGCCCTGGGCGGCGGCTTGATCCTCGCGAGCGTGAAGGCACAGGCCGAGGAGGAGAAGGCTTTGCGAAGGCGCTGGGCTTGGGCGCTGGCATGTTTAACGCTGGCAGGGAGTGTGCGGTTCGCAATGGCCGCCCGCATGCCGGTGGAGGCGGATGAGCCCACTTACCTTCGAGCGGCCTATCACTATGCGGTCCTGCTGCGCCAGGGAGATATCGGAGCCGTCCCCTCTCTTTGGGAGAACCCCGAGCATCCAGCCCTGGTCAAGCTCCTTTACAGTTTAGCCTGGCTAATCCCGTCGGGGGACAGGTGGTTCTCCGATGCCCTGTGGGGGGCTCGTCTCCTGTCGGTCCTCTTCGGAGCCGCGGCGGTGGGTCTGGTAGCCTGGATCCATCCGGCAGCCGGCTTGTTGCTTGCCGTTCATCCTCTCACCATCTATTACACTTCAGCTGCTCTGCTGGAATCCATCCCCCAGTTCCTTGCCATGCTGGCGGTCCTGTCATGGCGTTCAGCAAGCCGTCGAGGCGCTCGCTGGTCTTATCTGGGCGCGTTCGCATTAGGAGCAACAGGCGCGGCAAAATGGGCGTATGTGCTCCCCTTGCTTCCCGGATCGATCGGAATGCTTCGACGCTCCCGAGGCACCGCGATCCTTTTAGTGGTGGCGGCGGTTTCCTTTGTGTCTCTGAACCCGCCGATGTGGATGGATCCCCTTAGATACCTACGAGAGACGATCCGCTATCATTTCACATATTCCACCTCAGAGCATGTCCAGCGCTATGGCCTCCCCTGGTATCAGCCTTTCCTTTGGCTTAGCCACTCCCTTCCAGAGGCGTTGATTTTGACCCTGGGGCTCGCGGGGGCCGTCCGGGGCTTGTTCGATTCTACCTTTCGGAAGCAGGTTGCATGGGGCGCTCTGAGCGCTGTGATCTTTCTGCTAGCCTGGCCGACGAAATGGCCTCACTATGCGCTTGTGGCGACCCCTTTTCTCTCCCTCATTGCCTCGGATGTGCTGGCCCGAGGGCAACGCACTCGAGCCCTCTTAAGTGTCATGGGGATCCTGAGCATGATCGTGAGCGTGCGTATGATCATAAGACAGCATCCCTACCTGGATCCGGGTCTGCTGGAGCATCGCATCCCCAAACCTTTCGAGGCACGCTGGGAAGGGATCCGCCTGGAAGGGGTGCGATGGGAGGAGGCGGGGGCCCGGGAGAGTGTCCTCTCTCTCGTTGTGTGCTGGCGTCCGGAACGCCCGGCGGCTTCGAATCTCTCTGTCTTTGTGCACCTGTTAGGGGAGACGCCAAACCCCCGTACCGGGAGCGTCCTCTGGTCCCAAGTGGATGCCCAGCCTCTCGGAGGCGCCTATCCGGCGACCCTGTGGGTGCCCGGCGTGGTCTTCTGCGATCGTTATCGGATCGCCCGGCCGCCGGATCTGCCCCCGGGGATCTATCTGCTCACCACCGGATGGTATCGCTGGGAGGATGGTCATCGGATCCCGCTACACGAGGGCCCTCAGGATCCTCGTTATCCGGATGCTTTGGTGATCGGACGCTGGGTCGTTGGGGGGATGAGATAGCAAGGATTGCGGGGAAGGGGGGATCCAGACAAAATAGAGATACTACGCCGCGTGGGTTCTTTTCAACCCTTCCCGTCACAGGAGGGCGCCATGGGTTACGGATACGCCGGGCGGATCCTGCACGTGGATCTCAGCGAGGGGCGTTTGTGGGTGGAGACCCCACCGGAGTCTTTCTACCGCACCTATATGGGCGGCAGCGCCATGGGCCTCTACTACATCCTGAGAGAGATGCCGCCGGGCATCGACCCCTTCGATCCCCGCAACGTCCTGACCCTCTTCCTCAGCCCGCTGACCGGTGCGCCCATCTCCGGCCAGTCCCGTCTGATGGCGAACGCCAAGTCTCCCCTCACCGGCGCCATCGGGGATTCCCAGAGCGGGGGGTTCTTCCCCGCCGAGCTGAAATACGCCGGCTTCGACGGCATCGTGATCCGCGGGCGCGCTCCTCGGCCGGTCTACCTCTGGATCCACGATGGGGAGGCCGAGCTGCGCGACGCCTCCCACCTGTGGGGACGGATCACCGGGGAGGCGGAGCGAATGCTCCAGGAGGAGCTGGGCGACGATCAGATCGAGGTGGCGCAGATCGGCCCGGCCGGCGAGCGTCTGGTCCGCTTCGCCGCGATTATGAACATGTCCAACCGGGCCAACGGGCGCACCGGAATGGGCGCGGTGATGGGCTCCAAGAACCTGAAGGCCATCGTCGTCCGGGGCCGTCGCAAGGTGACGGTGGCCGACCCGAAAACGCTGGCGGAGCTGGCCCAGTGGGGCGCCCGCCACATCGAAGACAACCCCGACGTCCAGGGCCTGGCCCTCTATGGGACGGCCAGCGTGGTGGCCTGGCAGCAGATGGCCGGCACCCTCCCGACCTACAACTACAACGCCGGGCAGTTCGAGGGCTTCGAGAAGATCACCGGCGAGCGGATGGCCGAGACCATCCTCAAGGAGCGGGACACCTGCTACGCCTGCGTGGTGCGCTGCAAGCGGGTGGTGGAGACGGAGTGGAACGGCCGGAAGGTGGATCCTTTCTATGGAGGTCCGGAATACGAAACCATCGCCACCTTCGGCTCCTATTGCGGGATCGACGATCTGGACGCCATCGCCCTGGCCAATCAGCTGTGCAACCAGTATGGGGTGGACACTATCTCCTGCGGGGCGACCATCGCCTGGGCCATGGAATGCTTTGAGAACGGCGTCCTCACGGAGGCGGAGATCGGCTTCCCGCTCCGCTTCGGCGACGCAGGGGCCATGCTGCGCCTCCTGGAGATGATCCTGAAGCGGGAGGGGATCGGCGACGTCCTGGCCGAAGGCTCCGCCCGGGCCGCGGACCGGCTGGGGAAGGGCCACGAGTTCCTGATCACGGTGAAGAACCAGGAGGCGCCCGCCCATATGCCGCAGGCCAAGCGCTCCCTCGGGCTGATCTACGCCGTCAACCCCTTCGGCGCCGACCATCAGTCCAGCGAGCACGACCCCATGTATGAAGAGGGAGCCTCCGAGCTGTACCTGCGCCGTCTCGCCCTCCTCGGCCTGACCGATCCCCCGCCTCCCGGCAGCCTGAACGAGGAGAAGATCCGCTTCGCCTACCTGACCCAGCTCTTCTATTCCTTCCTGGATTCCGCCGGGCTCTGCCAGTTCGTCTATGGCCCCGCCTGGACCCTCTACGGCCCCGAGGAAACGGTGCAGATGGTGCGGGCGGTGACCGGGTGGTCGGATTTCACCCTGGAGGAGCTGCTGCGCATCGGGGAGCGCCGGCTGAACATGCTGCGCTGGTTCAACGCCCGGGAAGGCCTGGACCGCCGGGCGGATCAACTGCCGAAGAAGTTCTTCAAGGCGTTGCAGGGGACCGGGCCGACGGCGGGGGTGGCCCTGAGCCGGGAGGAGATGGAGAGGGCGCTGGATCGCTATTACGAGATGGCCGGCTGGACCCGGGAGGGGATCCCGACACCGGAGAAGCTGCGCGCGCTGGGCCTGGGCTGGCTTCTGGAGGCCTGAGGGAGGCCGTCCCGGGTCGGAGGGTGGAGGGACAGCGATGCCCTCTACGATGGAGCATGTGATGGCCCTGAGCGTGACCATCGGGCCGCGGGGGAGCACCACGGAGGCCGAGCGGGCGGCGGCGGATTACGCGGCGGAGGTCTTCCGGGCGCTGGGCCTCACCCCTCATGTGGAGCCCTTCGTCAGCGCGACCTCCGCCTGGCGGCCTTACGCCATCGCCACCGGCGGGATGCTGCTCATGGTCCCCCTGTTCTTCCTGGGCGGGCGATGGATCGCCGCCCTCGGGACGTTTCTGCTCATCCTCTGCACCGTCCTGGAGCTGACCTTCACCCCGAACCCCCTTCGCCTGCTGGTCCCGAAAGGAAGGAGCCAGAACGTCTACGCCGTCCTCCCGCCGGCCGGACCCGTCCGGGAGCGGGTGATCCTGTGCGGCCATCTGGACACCCATCGCACGCCCTGGGCTTTCTCCTCGCTGCGGGCCCTGGCCCTTTACCGGACGCTGGTCACCCTGGGGTTGCCCGGGGCGCTCGGGATGGGCGCGCTGTTCGGGATCGGAGCCTGGACCGGGGATCCCCGGTGGGGGTGGCCGGCGCTGCTGCCCGCCCTCCTGCTCGCGGCGGTCTTCGCCATGGCGGTGCAGGCGGATCTCACGCCCTACACCCATGGGGCCAACGACAACGCCACCGGGGCGGGGATGGTGCTCGCGCTGGCGGAACGGCTTCGTCGGGAGCCCTTGCGCCACACGGAGGTCTGGGCCCTCTGCACCGGATGCGAGGAGGTCGGGGCCTATGGGGCGGCGGCCTTCGTCCGCCGCCATCGCGACCTGGGTCGCCCGATCTTCATCGTGCTGGATACCGTGGGTGGGCCCGGGAGCGGGCCGTGCGTCCTGGTTCAGGAGACCATGCTGCTTCCCCTTCGCAGCGATCCGGAGTTGCTGGCCCTGGCGGAGGAAGTGGCCCGGTCGTATCCGGAGCTGGGCGCCTATCGATGGCCGAACTTTCGGGGGGCCTACACGGACGGCGCCCCGGCCGTCCGGGCCGGGTGGCGGGTGCTCACCCTGGTGAACCTGCGGCCGGATGGGGTGCTCCCCTACTGGCACCAGCCTTCGGACGTGTATGAGAACGTGGATCCGGGGGTGGTGGCTCGCACCGAGGCCTTCGTCTGGCAGCTGCTGCAGGCCATCGACCGGCAGGCCATCGCGCGTGGATAAGCCCCTCACCGGGAACATGCGGTCGGGGGCGGGGAAGAGGCGGTTGGTGCCTCCCCCGCCCCCGGTTCATTCGGTGGGGGCCGCTCCAACCCTCGGATTTGCCGGGTGCTCCCCTTTGAACGAAAATGAAAGGCCTCATCCATGACGGAGAAAGGCCTATGGCGCTCCGGCCGGAGTTCCCGCTGACGATCCAGGCCGACCGGACGGTCTGGCTGGAGACCCGGCATCCCGGGTATGAGCTCGCCCGGGACGCCTTGGCCCGTTTTGCGGACCTGGAGCGGAGCGCCGGGCCCATCCACGTCTACCGCATCACTCCCCTCTCGATCTGGAACGCCGCTGCCCTGGGCCTCACGGCTGCACAGATCCTGGAGGACCTGGAGCGCTTGAGCGGCGGCCAGGTCCCCGAGGGCTTGCGGGAGGACATCCGGACCTGGATGGCCCGCTACGGCCGGCTCCGCCTGGAGATGGGAAACGGGCGGCTCTGGCTGGTGGCCGACGATCCCGCCTTGCTGGCCTGGGTGCGGGCCCAATCCGTGGTGGCCCCCTTCCTGGCCCCCTCCGGAGAGGCGGAGGCGGACCGGGTGGCGGTGGAGCCCCGGGCCCGGGGTGCCCTCAAGCAGGCCCTCCTCTACCTGGGATATCCGGTGGAGGATATGGCCGGATACGTGGAGGGCGCCCGCCTGGACCTCCGGCTGCGGTCCACGTCCCGGGCCACCGGCGAGCCCTTCCGCCTGCGCCCCTATCAGGAGAAGGCCGTGGAGGCCTTCCTCCGGGCCGGCAGCGGGGTGATCCTGCTCCCCTGCGGGGCGGGCAAGACCATCGTGGGCCTGGGGGTGATGGCCCGGCTGCGCACCGCCACCCTGATCATCGCCACCAGCACGGTGGCCGCCCGCCAATGGATCGCGGAGATCCTGGACAAAACGGATCTAAGCCCCGATCAGGTCGGGGAATACACCGGCCATCGCAAGCAGATCCGTCCGGTCACGGTGGCGACTTACCAGATCCTCACCCATCGCCCCCATCGGGATTTCGAAGAGGACCTCCTCCGCCAGTTCCCGCATTTCCGCCTCTTCAGCGCCCTGGACTGGGGGTTGATCATCTACGATGAGGTGCATCTCCTGCCGGCCCCGGTCTTCCGCATCACCGCCCAGCTCCAGGCCCGCCGGCGCCTGGGTCTGACGGCCACCCTGGTGCGGGAGGATGGGCTGGAGCGGGAGGTGTTCGCCCTCATCGGCCCTAAGCGCTACGAGGCCCCCTGGCGGGAGCTGGAGGCCCGGGGCTGGATCGCCGCGGCCGAATGCCACGAGATCCGCGTCCCGATGGCCCCGGAGGATCGCCTGCGATACGTGGCCGCGGCAGAGAAGGAGCGCTACCGCCTGGCGGCCACTAACCCGGCCAAGGAGCCGGTGATCCGCCAGCTCCTCGCCCGGCACGAGGAGGACACTGTCCTCATCATCGGGCAGTATCTGGATCAGCTGGAGCGCATCGCCCGCGCTGTCCGCGCCCCCTTGATCACCGGCCGGACGCCGGTGGCGGAGCGGGAGCGGCTCTTCGATCAGCTCCGGCGCGGGGAGATCCGCCGCCTGGTGGTCTCCCGCGTGGGCAATTTCGCCATCGACCTCCCCGACGCCAACGTGCTGATCCAGGTCTCCGGCACCTTCGGCTCGCGCCAGGAGGAAGCCCAGCGATTGGGACGGATCCTGCGGCCCAAGCGGAACGGGATCCTGGCCCACTTCTACACGCTGGTCACCCGCGACACGGTGGATCAGGACTACGCCGCCCGGCGCCAGCTGTTCCTGGTCGAGCAGGGGTATCGCTATGAGATTCTGGAGGCCGAAGAGCTGTCCCATTACCACCCGGCCGTGGTCGACGTGGCCGCCTGGCCGCGGGCCCTCCCCCCGCAGACGTCCGCCGGGAACGGATCCTCCCCCAATGGATCTGGATCGTCTGCTTGACCTCCTTCCCCATCCGGTTCGCGCGGAGGCCTTCCGCCTGTGGGCCTCCGGGGCTGTGCACCTGCGGACGCTGGGTCCGGAAGTGTGGATCGCCAGCATCTCCACGGAGTCGCGAGCGATGGAGACGCGCTGGCGACGTCCAGGCCCGGAGGAGGCGCGGGCCCCCGAGGCGTTGCGGATCCGGGGTTGCGGATGCCGGTCCGCGAAACCATGCGCCCACGAAGGGGCGGCATGGCTGGCCCTGCTGTTCGATGGGGGAGGGTTGCCCGAGGAGGCCCAAGCGGAGCTCCAGCGCCTGGAGGCCCAGTTGGAGCCGCAGACCGCCGTTGAGCTGCTGCGCCTCGCCCGGCGCCGCCGCTGGGCCCTGCCCCGCGGGCGCAAGCCGGAGCTGGTGCGGCGCTTGGCCGCCCGGCTCAGCGTCTACTACCGGCTGGGGCTGTGGCGGGAGGAGCTGGACCCGGAGCTGGAGCGCCTGCTCGGGCTGATCCGCCTGCTCGGCCAGGAGCGGGTGGACCCGGAGGAGCTGGAAGCCCGCTGGATGCGCTGGGCTGAAGGGGATCGCTTGACTTTCCGGGCCGTGTGGCGTCGGGCCATCCAGCAGGGCCTTCTGATCCCCTGCGCCCTGGGCCACGACGGGCGGCCGCGCCCTCACGCCCATCTGCCGGCTACCCTCCCGCTCTCCCAGCTTCCACCCCCTGTGTTCCCGGCCACGGTCTACCGTGGCTTTCCTCCTGAACAGACGGTCGCGGCGCCGCCCCTCCGGCTGCTTCTGGAGGAAGCCCGCCGCTGGTGGGTCCTGCGGCCGCCCGCCCGGATCCTCCGCCTTCATCCCCAAGCGCATCGCTTTCCCTGGTTATGGGGATGGCCCCACGATCCCGAGGAGGTGGAAGCGCTCCTCGCCCGCCATGCCGGATCGCCCCCTCCCTACGAATGGCTGACGGTCCCGGCGGAGGAGTTCGATCCCCGCGCCGTCGAGGCGCTGGGGGAACGCATGGGGTTGCCGTGGGAGGGTGCCGCCTTCATCGCCGAGATCCTCTGGCGTCTCTCCGGCGAGGGCTCGGGGGAAGCGTTCCCCTTCGCTCCGGGCATCGGGGAGGAGGATCCCATCGCCCGCTGGTGGGAGATCTGGCGGAGCGGGGCGACGCGCTTTGAGATCGCCTGGCTTCGACGTCGGGATCCCACGGTCCGGCTGGTGCGATCCCTGGGGTGGATGGGGGGGATCGAGCAGCTTTACTATGAGTGGGGACGGGGCCGGAAGGCCCTCATCGAGTTGCTGGCCACCCTGCCGGATGAATGGGTGGACTGGATGGATCTGGCCCGGGCGGTGGAGGCGGCCCAGCCGCCCGGCTTCGCGCAGGACCGGCTGGATCAGCCCTGGCGGTTGGTTCGCGGCCGGCCGGCCCAGGAGCCGGTTCCCATTGCCGAGCATCTGCGCGCCTATCTGGAGGGGACGCTGTTCTGGTTGGGGGCGGTGGCCCTGGTGTATGAGGGGGGATCGCTTCGGGCCTTCCGTCTGACCGCCCAGGGGCGTCGATGGATCCGGGGGGAGATCCCTGGGGCAGAGGAACCGGAGTCGCTTCCGGAGACCCAATGGCTGGACGAGAGGACATGGTCGGTGCGGCCGGGGCCGGAGGCGGCCCCGCTGCTCTGGCTGTCGGGTCGGATCGGCCGGCCGATGGGCTCCCCGTTCGTTTTCGCCCTGGACGAGGAGCGCATCGCCGAGGTGTTCCGGGAGGGCTATCGCCCGGAGGAGATCCTGTCCCGCTTCGAGGCCTGTGGCCTGCCGCCCACAGCCGCGCTGCGAACGGCCCTGGAACGGGTGTGGGATAGCATGCGGCGGGTCCAGGTGTTTGAGGAGGTCACCATCCTGGAGGCGGAGGACCCGTGGACCCTGCAGGAGCTGCTCGCGGCCACCGGGCTGGGATCGGCCATTCGGGGCTGGCTTGCCCCCCACGTCGTGGTCATCGAGGAGGCTGCTCTCGAGCGGCTGCTGAAAGAGCTCCGGGATCGGGGATATTTCCCCACGGTGGTGGAGGGTTGATCCACGGTTGTTGTAGGAGGGGCTTTCGCCCCGAACTCCTGTCTTCAAGATCCCGAAGGCCACGGATGAAGCCGCCCTCACAACCCCGAGCCTTCTGCTTTTGATGACGTGAGGGTCGCTTCCTGCTAGTTGGTGGCCGAAACGAATTTCGGCCCGCAGCGGCACAGGTCGCGGCTCCTATGGTCAACGGAGGGCCCGCATCCGTTCCGCCCGCCGATCCCAGGCGGTCTCCAGGGCCTGGAGGGGTTGCTCCAGGCCTCGCAGGGCCAGGGAGAGGTCCGCGCCTCCTCCCACCGCCTGCTCCAGGGCCTCCACGGCCTTCGGGAGCTCCTCGGCCTGCTCCAGGAGCTCCGCATCGAACCGGTAGAGGGCCTCCAGCTCCCTCTCCTCGATGCGGAGGGCGTCGAAGAAGCCGGCGTAGCCGTAGCTCG
This DNA window, taken from Thermoflexus hugenholtzii JAD2, encodes the following:
- a CDS encoding M28 family metallopeptidase — its product is MPSTMEHVMALSVTIGPRGSTTEAERAAADYAAEVFRALGLTPHVEPFVSATSAWRPYAIATGGMLLMVPLFFLGGRWIAALGTFLLILCTVLELTFTPNPLRLLVPKGRSQNVYAVLPPAGPVRERVILCGHLDTHRTPWAFSSLRALALYRTLVTLGLPGALGMGALFGIGAWTGDPRWGWPALLPALLLAAVFAMAVQADLTPYTHGANDNATGAGMVLALAERLRREPLRHTEVWALCTGCEEVGAYGAAAFVRRHRDLGRPIFIVLDTVGGPGSGPCVLVQETMLLPLRSDPELLALAEEVARSYPELGAYRWPNFRGAYTDGAPAVRAGWRVLTLVNLRPDGVLPYWHQPSDVYENVDPGVVARTEAFVWQLLQAIDRQAIARG
- a CDS encoding DNA repair helicase XPB; translation: MALRPEFPLTIQADRTVWLETRHPGYELARDALARFADLERSAGPIHVYRITPLSIWNAAALGLTAAQILEDLERLSGGQVPEGLREDIRTWMARYGRLRLEMGNGRLWLVADDPALLAWVRAQSVVAPFLAPSGEAEADRVAVEPRARGALKQALLYLGYPVEDMAGYVEGARLDLRLRSTSRATGEPFRLRPYQEKAVEAFLRAGSGVILLPCGAGKTIVGLGVMARLRTATLIIATSTVAARQWIAEILDKTDLSPDQVGEYTGHRKQIRPVTVATYQILTHRPHRDFEEDLLRQFPHFRLFSALDWGLIIYDEVHLLPAPVFRITAQLQARRRLGLTATLVREDGLEREVFALIGPKRYEAPWRELEARGWIAAAECHEIRVPMAPEDRLRYVAAAEKERYRLAATNPAKEPVIRQLLARHEEDTVLIIGQYLDQLERIARAVRAPLITGRTPVAERERLFDQLRRGEIRRLVVSRVGNFAIDLPDANVLIQVSGTFGSRQEEAQRLGRILRPKRNGILAHFYTLVTRDTVDQDYAARRQLFLVEQGYRYEILEAEELSHYHPAVVDVAAWPRALPPQTSAGNGSSPNGSGSSA